Proteins encoded by one window of Thermus caldifontis:
- a CDS encoding NAD(P)/FAD-dependent oxidoreductase: MEHTDVIIIGAGPAGLFAGFYVGMRGLSFRFIDPLPEPGGQLSALYPEKYIYDVAGFPKVYAKDLVKGLVEQVAPFNPIYSLGERAETLEKDGELFRVTTSSGNTYSAKAIIIAAGVGAFEPRRLGAPGEKELEGKGVYYAVKNKAEFQNRRVLIVGGGDSAVDWALNLLGTAREITLIHRRPQFRAHEASVKELLKAHEEGRLTVLTPYEVRRIEGDTQVRKAVIFHNGTQEEKELEVDAVLILAGYLTKLGPLANWGLELEKNKIKVDTTMATSIPGVYACGDIVTYPGKLPLIVLGFGEAAIAANHAAAYANPTLKVNPGHSSEKAEEKTPA, from the coding sequence ATGGAGCACACCGATGTGATCATCATCGGCGCAGGACCCGCTGGGCTTTTTGCGGGTTTTTATGTGGGCATGCGGGGGCTTTCCTTCCGCTTCATCGACCCCTTGCCCGAACCCGGAGGACAGCTCTCCGCCCTCTATCCAGAAAAGTACATCTACGACGTAGCTGGCTTTCCCAAGGTGTACGCCAAGGACCTAGTCAAGGGCCTGGTGGAACAGGTGGCCCCTTTTAACCCCATCTACAGCCTAGGGGAGCGGGCGGAAACCCTGGAAAAGGACGGGGAGCTCTTCAGGGTGACCACCTCCTCCGGCAACACCTACAGCGCTAAGGCCATCATCATCGCTGCCGGCGTAGGGGCCTTTGAACCCAGGCGCCTGGGGGCTCCCGGGGAGAAGGAGCTGGAAGGCAAGGGCGTCTACTATGCGGTGAAGAACAAGGCGGAGTTCCAGAACAGGCGGGTCCTGATCGTGGGGGGTGGGGATAGCGCCGTGGACTGGGCCTTGAACCTTCTGGGCACCGCCCGGGAGATCACCCTGATCCACCGGAGGCCCCAGTTCCGGGCCCACGAGGCCAGCGTGAAAGAGCTTCTCAAAGCGCATGAGGAAGGGCGTCTTACCGTGCTCACCCCCTACGAGGTACGGCGGATCGAAGGGGATACCCAGGTGCGCAAGGCGGTGATTTTCCACAATGGGACCCAGGAGGAAAAGGAGCTGGAGGTGGATGCGGTCCTGATCCTGGCGGGTTACCTCACCAAGCTGGGGCCCTTGGCCAACTGGGGGCTGGAACTGGAAAAGAACAAGATCAAGGTGGACACCACCATGGCCACCAGCATCCCTGGGGTCTACGCCTGCGGGGATATCGTCACCTATCCGGGGAAACTCCCCCTCATTGTGCTGGGCTTCGGGGAAGCCGCCATCGCTGCCAACCACGCCGCCGCCTACGCCAACCCCACCCTTAAGGTTAACCCCGGCCACTCCTCGGAAAAGGCCGAGGAGAAAACCCCCGCCTAA
- a CDS encoding ABC transporter permease produces MTAYILRRILYLVPTFFGATFLAFLIIQLAPGDYLTQLELDPKVTPETIARLRAQFGLDRPIHEQYLLWMHNLLHLNLGYSFAYQAPVLDIVWPRVVNSMAIVVPSTLLLFLVAIPVGIYGALRQYSLGDRVISFLAYIGLAIPNFFLALIFMYLILQVYFRTGVMVFPVSGMTSSGFEQFDPWKKILDIAWHAVIPIIVVTTSDIAGFSRVMRGQMLEVLSQDYIRTARAKGLAERVVVYKHALRNAVIPFVANIGGILPGLISGAGLVEVVMAWPGITPLLLDSLQQQDLYMVAGFLTIGLVLLMVGNLLSDLLLTWVDPRIRYE; encoded by the coding sequence ATGACCGCATACATCCTTCGCCGCATCCTCTACCTGGTGCCCACCTTTTTTGGGGCCACCTTTTTGGCCTTCCTCATCATCCAGTTGGCTCCTGGGGACTACCTGACCCAGCTGGAGCTGGACCCCAAGGTGACCCCGGAGACCATCGCCCGCCTAAGGGCCCAGTTTGGCCTGGACCGGCCCATCCATGAGCAGTACCTCCTGTGGATGCATAACCTTTTGCACCTCAATCTGGGCTACTCCTTTGCCTACCAGGCCCCGGTGCTGGATATCGTCTGGCCCCGGGTGGTTAACTCCATGGCTATCGTGGTGCCCTCCACCCTCCTCCTTTTCCTGGTGGCCATTCCCGTGGGAATCTATGGCGCCTTGCGCCAATATTCCCTGGGGGACCGGGTGATCTCCTTTCTGGCCTACATCGGCTTGGCCATCCCCAACTTTTTCCTGGCCCTGATCTTCATGTACCTGATCCTTCAGGTCTACTTCCGCACGGGGGTGATGGTGTTCCCGGTGTCGGGCATGACCAGCAGCGGCTTTGAGCAGTTTGACCCCTGGAAAAAGATCCTGGATATCGCTTGGCATGCGGTGATTCCCATCATCGTGGTAACCACCAGCGACATCGCGGGTTTTTCCCGGGTCATGCGGGGGCAGATGCTGGAGGTGCTCTCCCAGGATTACATCCGCACTGCACGGGCCAAGGGCTTGGCGGAGCGGGTGGTGGTCTACAAGCATGCCCTTAGGAACGCCGTCATCCCCTTTGTGGCCAACATAGGGGGCATTTTGCCTGGGCTGATTTCAGGGGCGGGGCTGGTGGAGGTGGTCATGGCCTGGCCTGGGATCACCCCGCTCCTTCTGGACTCATTGCAGCAGCAAGACCTTTACATGGTGGCCGGCTTCCTCACCATAGGTCTCGTCCTCCTGATGGTGGGCAATCTGCTTTCCGACCTCCTTTTGACCTGGGTGGACCCCAGGATTCGTTACGAGTAG
- a CDS encoding DUF402 domain-containing protein, giving the protein MGALPWPVAPGELVRVEFYKFPGDSLHYFWEARVVEVRPEGVLTLLPQGGTFHHVAKGRRVVLDHDAYVAFFPGAWYSGGPDVREGRVLEYYWNVQTPAEWTGRGFCQYDLELDVKCRADHTCEVFDREEFLAKRSLYPKAWVEEAEKAVLAIFRHMEEGRWPVLPPGEPLPWLERV; this is encoded by the coding sequence ATGGGGGCCTTGCCCTGGCCGGTTGCTCCCGGGGAGCTCGTGCGGGTGGAGTTTTACAAGTTCCCGGGCGATAGCCTGCATTACTTCTGGGAGGCCCGGGTGGTGGAGGTGCGCCCCGAGGGGGTCCTCACCCTTTTGCCCCAAGGGGGAACCTTCCACCATGTGGCCAAGGGTAGGAGGGTGGTGCTGGACCACGACGCCTACGTGGCCTTTTTCCCAGGGGCCTGGTACTCCGGGGGGCCGGACGTGCGGGAGGGGCGGGTTTTGGAGTACTACTGGAACGTGCAAACCCCAGCGGAGTGGACGGGACGGGGCTTTTGCCAGTATGACCTCGAGCTGGATGTGAAGTGCCGGGCCGACCACACCTGTGAGGTCTTTGACCGGGAGGAGTTTTTGGCCAAGCGCTCCCTTTATCCCAAGGCTTGGGTGGAAGAGGCGGAAAAGGCGGTGTTGGCCATCTTCCGCCACATGGAAGAAGGCCGCTGGCCGGTTTTGCCTCCGGGGGAACCCCTTCCGTGGTTGGAGCGGGTCTAG
- a CDS encoding ABC transporter ATP-binding protein: MDEKRLLEVRDLRVHFFTDDGVVKAVDGVSFHVDKGETLAVVGESGSGKSVTALSIMRLIPTPPGRIVGGEILFRGKDGEVRDLARLSEAEMRRIRGNDIAMIFQEPMTSLNPVYTVGDQIAEAIMLHQGKGRKEAMELAAHMLELVGIPEPKKRLANYPHQMSGGMRQRVMIAMALSCNPSLLIADEPTTALDVTIQAQILELMKKLQEEIGMSILFITHNLGVVAEMADRVVVMYAGRAVEEADVVPLFKDPLHPYTRGLLHSVPRLDLAAEHRERLEAIPGNVPNPLYLPPGCAFHPRCKHYVEGLCDREVPPLEDTGDGRQVRCLRWREIREVRA; this comes from the coding sequence ATGGACGAAAAACGGCTACTGGAGGTGAGAGACCTTAGGGTCCACTTCTTCACCGATGATGGGGTGGTGAAGGCGGTGGACGGGGTTTCCTTCCATGTGGACAAAGGGGAAACCCTGGCGGTGGTGGGGGAATCGGGTTCGGGGAAGAGCGTAACGGCTCTTTCCATCATGCGGCTCATCCCCACGCCCCCGGGAAGGATCGTGGGTGGGGAGATCCTCTTCCGCGGCAAGGACGGGGAGGTGCGGGACCTGGCCAGGCTTTCTGAGGCGGAGATGCGGAGGATTAGGGGCAACGACATCGCCATGATCTTCCAGGAGCCCATGACCTCCTTAAACCCCGTGTACACGGTGGGGGACCAGATCGCCGAGGCCATCATGCTCCACCAGGGCAAAGGCCGCAAGGAGGCCATGGAGCTTGCCGCCCACATGCTGGAGCTGGTGGGGATTCCTGAGCCCAAGAAGCGGCTTGCCAACTATCCCCACCAGATGTCTGGGGGTATGCGGCAGCGGGTGATGATCGCCATGGCCCTTTCCTGTAATCCCTCCCTTCTCATTGCGGACGAGCCCACCACGGCTTTGGACGTGACCATTCAGGCCCAGATCCTGGAGCTGATGAAGAAGCTCCAGGAGGAGATCGGCATGAGCATCCTCTTCATCACCCACAACCTGGGAGTGGTGGCGGAGATGGCGGACCGGGTGGTGGTGATGTACGCGGGGCGGGCGGTGGAGGAGGCGGACGTGGTACCCCTCTTTAAGGACCCCTTGCACCCCTACACCCGGGGGCTTTTGCACTCCGTGCCCCGCTTGGACCTGGCGGCGGAGCATAGGGAGCGCCTCGAGGCCATCCCCGGCAACGTACCCAACCCCTTGTACCTCCCCCCGGGGTGCGCCTTCCACCCGCGGTGCAAGCATTATGTGGAGGGCCTTTGCGACCGGGAGGTCCCTCCCTTGGAGGACACGGGTGACGGCCGCCAGGTGCGGTGCCTGCGCTGGCGGGAGATCCGGGAGGTGCGGGCATGA
- a CDS encoding LabA-like NYN domain-containing protein, producing MRVALFIDGSYMYLATKRLGWNVDHRRVLTQFATPEQLYNAFYYVPITDPEDERQQRFIDALVFMGYTVRSRLVRGDARFEAMMATDLLTTAPRWDRAIVASGSGDLAHTFAALRALGKEIHLLGVHELADLELRNQADRFLNLPEWREVLERTLGGRRTYAGYPVEATVEVPPAPVDDPQP from the coding sequence ATGCGGGTTGCCCTTTTCATTGACGGCTCCTACATGTACCTGGCCACCAAACGGCTGGGTTGGAACGTGGACCACCGCCGGGTCCTCACCCAGTTCGCCACCCCCGAGCAGCTCTACAACGCCTTTTACTACGTTCCCATCACCGACCCTGAGGACGAGCGCCAGCAGCGCTTCATTGACGCCCTGGTCTTCATGGGCTACACGGTGCGAAGCCGCCTGGTGCGGGGGGACGCCCGGTTTGAAGCCATGATGGCCACGGATCTCCTCACCACCGCTCCCCGCTGGGACCGGGCCATCGTGGCCAGCGGTTCGGGAGACCTGGCCCATACCTTCGCCGCCCTTAGGGCCTTGGGAAAGGAGATCCATCTTCTGGGCGTCCACGAGCTGGCCGACCTCGAGCTCCGCAACCAGGCGGACCGCTTCCTCAACCTCCCCGAGTGGCGGGAGGTCTTGGAGAGAACCCTGGGGGGACGCCGCACCTACGCCGGCTATCCGGTGGAGGCCACGGTGGAGGTCCCGCCCGCTCCCGTGGACGACCCCCAGCCCTAG
- a CDS encoding tRNA-binding protein, translated as MDALEAFQALDLRVGRILKAEPHEKARKPSYKLWIDLGPLGIKSSSAQITELYRPEDLVGRLVVCAVNLGTRLIAGFPSEVLVLGAKDGEGRVVLLTVEREVPLGEKVF; from the coding sequence ATGGACGCTCTGGAGGCCTTCCAAGCCCTAGATTTGCGCGTGGGCCGTATTCTTAAGGCCGAACCCCACGAGAAAGCCCGCAAGCCCAGCTACAAGCTTTGGATAGACCTGGGCCCTTTGGGCATCAAGTCAAGCTCCGCTCAGATCACCGAGCTCTACCGCCCGGAAGACCTAGTGGGCCGGCTGGTGGTGTGCGCGGTGAACCTAGGTACCCGCCTCATTGCCGGGTTTCCCTCGGAGGTCCTGGTCCTGGGGGCCAAGGATGGGGAGGGCCGGGTGGTCCTCCTCACCGTGGAGCGTGAGGTGCCCCTGGGGGAAAAGGTCTTCTAG
- a CDS encoding ABC transporter substrate-binding protein: protein MRRFLAVLVGALVLGGVASAQPFVWPQKWTVAKPSEVKRGGTLRAAVISDYRTFNPFITAEAGNVPDLISGGRGLVMRDPTTGEWIPYMAESWTISPNKLEITFKIRKGMKWSDGKPITADDWITTWRIHTDKAVGSNSYDSFFIDGKPITLKKIDDYTIRFIYPKTDAEAFAVASFTPWPDHIFGPVYQKDGAEGIKKMWTLNEKPENVVSGGPWLIESYRPGERLVLKRNPAFGEWNKDEAGNPLPYLDRYEIKIVKDTNAQLAEFLAGNIDVMAPATVDHISQIRQAIQQGRLDATIKLNASPVASSQFMVFNWNKASDPFKQSLFRSDKFRRAMSHIVNRQAVIDIVYGGLGTPMYSSVYPVLTQWVNPKVPKYEYNLQQAAKLLAELGFTKKDKEGYLVDSKGRRLEFNLSTNAGNVQREQIAKLIVDEAKKVGVKVNFTAIDFNTLVGQLLSSGPDRPFDAIIIGLTGGGLDWPFGSNVVPCKGNLHMWNKSGQCLDPRETQLDALYSRGRTELDFKKRVEIGYRMQEIEAQLLPVIYIAGPNYHPAWNNRLGGEHPDAIISSIWGQRELELTFIKK from the coding sequence ATGAGAAGATTCTTGGCTGTTTTAGTGGGTGCCCTGGTGCTTGGGGGTGTGGCCAGCGCCCAGCCCTTTGTCTGGCCCCAGAAGTGGACGGTGGCCAAACCGTCTGAGGTCAAGCGGGGCGGTACCCTTCGGGCGGCGGTTATCTCCGACTACCGCACCTTTAACCCCTTTATCACCGCAGAGGCGGGGAACGTTCCAGATCTCATATCCGGGGGCAGGGGCCTGGTCATGCGGGACCCCACCACCGGGGAATGGATCCCCTACATGGCGGAGTCCTGGACCATCAGCCCCAACAAGCTGGAGATCACCTTCAAAATCCGCAAGGGCATGAAGTGGTCCGATGGCAAGCCCATCACCGCCGACGACTGGATCACCACCTGGCGCATCCACACCGATAAGGCGGTGGGGTCCAACAGCTACGATAGCTTCTTCATTGATGGCAAGCCCATCACCCTGAAGAAAATAGACGACTACACCATCCGCTTCATCTACCCCAAAACCGACGCCGAAGCTTTTGCTGTAGCCAGCTTTACCCCTTGGCCGGACCACATCTTCGGGCCCGTCTACCAGAAGGATGGGGCCGAGGGCATCAAGAAGATGTGGACCCTGAACGAGAAGCCGGAAAACGTCGTTTCCGGTGGGCCCTGGCTCATTGAAAGCTACCGCCCGGGCGAGCGCCTGGTCCTCAAGCGCAACCCGGCCTTCGGAGAGTGGAACAAGGACGAGGCGGGGAATCCCCTGCCCTACCTGGACCGGTACGAGATTAAGATCGTCAAGGACACCAACGCCCAGCTGGCGGAGTTCCTGGCGGGAAACATTGACGTGATGGCCCCTGCCACCGTGGACCACATCTCCCAGATCCGGCAGGCTATCCAACAGGGTCGCTTGGACGCCACCATCAAGCTCAATGCTTCCCCGGTGGCCAGCAGCCAGTTCATGGTCTTCAACTGGAACAAGGCCTCGGACCCCTTCAAGCAAAGCCTCTTCCGCTCGGATAAGTTCCGCCGGGCCATGAGCCACATCGTCAACCGTCAAGCGGTGATCGACATCGTCTATGGCGGCCTGGGCACCCCCATGTACAGCAGCGTCTACCCGGTGCTCACCCAGTGGGTGAACCCCAAGGTGCCCAAGTACGAGTACAACCTGCAACAGGCGGCCAAGCTTCTGGCGGAGTTGGGCTTCACCAAGAAGGATAAGGAAGGCTACCTGGTGGACTCCAAGGGAAGGAGGTTGGAGTTCAACCTCTCCACCAACGCCGGCAACGTCCAGCGGGAGCAGATCGCCAAACTGATCGTGGACGAGGCCAAGAAGGTGGGGGTGAAGGTGAACTTCACGGCCATTGACTTCAACACCCTGGTGGGCCAGCTCCTTTCCTCTGGGCCCGACCGGCCCTTTGACGCCATCATCATTGGCCTTACTGGTGGTGGTCTGGACTGGCCGTTTGGCTCTAACGTGGTGCCCTGCAAGGGCAACCTCCACATGTGGAACAAGTCGGGCCAGTGCCTGGACCCCAGGGAGACCCAGCTGGACGCCCTATACTCCCGCGGCCGTACCGAGCTTGACTTCAAGAAGCGGGTGGAGATCGGTTACCGCATGCAGGAGATTGAGGCCCAGCTTCTTCCCGTCATCTACATCGCCGGCCCCAACTACCACCCCGCCTGGAACAACCGCCTGGGTGGGGAGCACCCCGATGCCATCATCAGCAGCATCTGGGGCCAGCGGGAACTGGAGCTGACCTTCATCAAGAAATGA
- a CDS encoding ABC transporter permease produces the protein MRASAAKTHQSQSLTQVALRQFRKHPLAVWGLRILLVLYTFALFAGFFTPYDPNYYELYPPKGHHPPTPIHFVDPETGKLSRPFVYATKRSIDPVSLQPRYEEDPSQGKFYLRFFVRTPDQPYTILRVFRSDLRLFGVDPPGHIFLMGTDNFGRDLYSRLVYGGQVSLTIGILSALVSFVLGLVLGGIAGYFSGRPFALSLPLRAWRGWGLVWGPLSWAVWGGLAFGALYLAWAYYALTGLGVLQILAALAALWFAFFLARTLPFRPLLLDPDNLIMRLVEIIAAIPTLFLLISLRAVFPTNVDPLFTFYLVVGLLGFIGWGGLARVVRGIVLSVREMDYVQAARALGASDTRIIARHVLPATASYIIVSLSLAIPGFILGESGLSFLGLGVTEPYTSWGLLLQAAQQGGFASFVDRPWVLWPGFFIFVSIMAWNFVGDGLRDAFDPRRRR, from the coding sequence ATGCGGGCATCTGCTGCCAAAACCCACCAATCGCAAAGCCTCACCCAGGTGGCCTTGCGCCAGTTCCGCAAGCACCCGCTGGCGGTTTGGGGTCTCAGGATCCTCCTGGTGCTCTACACCTTTGCCCTTTTTGCCGGCTTCTTTACCCCTTACGATCCCAACTATTACGAGCTTTACCCCCCTAAGGGGCACCACCCGCCCACCCCCATCCATTTTGTGGATCCGGAGACGGGAAAGCTTAGCCGGCCCTTTGTCTATGCCACCAAGCGCAGCATAGACCCCGTTTCCCTTCAGCCCCGCTACGAGGAGGATCCTTCCCAGGGCAAGTTCTACCTGCGGTTTTTCGTGCGCACCCCTGACCAACCCTACACCATCCTCAGGGTGTTCCGCTCCGATTTGCGCCTTTTCGGGGTGGATCCCCCAGGCCACATCTTCTTGATGGGCACGGATAACTTTGGCCGTGACCTCTATAGCCGCCTGGTCTATGGGGGGCAGGTTTCCCTGACCATTGGCATCCTTTCCGCCCTGGTCTCCTTTGTTTTGGGTCTGGTGCTGGGAGGGATTGCCGGGTACTTTTCTGGCCGGCCTTTTGCCCTTTCCTTGCCCCTTCGGGCATGGCGCGGGTGGGGCTTGGTTTGGGGGCCTCTTTCCTGGGCCGTCTGGGGCGGGCTGGCCTTTGGGGCCTTGTACCTAGCGTGGGCCTACTACGCCCTTACCGGCCTTGGGGTTCTCCAGATCTTGGCGGCATTGGCCGCTTTATGGTTTGCCTTTTTCCTTGCCCGGACCCTGCCTTTCCGCCCCCTTCTCCTTGACCCGGATAACCTGATCATGCGCCTGGTGGAGATCATCGCCGCTATCCCCACCCTTTTCCTTCTCATCTCCTTGCGGGCGGTTTTCCCCACCAACGTTGACCCGCTTTTCACCTTCTACCTGGTGGTGGGCCTATTGGGGTTCATCGGCTGGGGGGGCTTGGCCCGGGTGGTGCGGGGGATCGTGCTTTCCGTGCGGGAGATGGACTATGTGCAGGCGGCAAGGGCCTTGGGGGCTTCCGATACCCGGATCATTGCCCGTCACGTGTTGCCGGCCACCGCCAGCTACATCATCGTCAGCCTCTCCTTGGCCATCCCTGGCTTCATCCTGGGGGAAAGCGGGCTCTCCTTCCTGGGGCTAGGGGTCACGGAGCCTTACACCAGCTGGGGGCTTCTCCTGCAAGCGGCACAGCAGGGGGGGTTTGCCAGTTTTGTGGACCGCCCCTGGGTGCTTTGGCCGGGGTTTTTCATCTTTGTTTCCATCATGGCCTGGAACTTCGTGGGGGATGGTTTGCGGGATGCTTTCGACCCCAGGCGGAGGCGGTAG
- a CDS encoding YgaP family membrane protein: protein MTVNESTTDRAIRFILALVLFYFAFQSASPWNWILGVVAVVLLFTAITGFCALYKVLGISTKK from the coding sequence ATGACGGTGAACGAAAGCACCACCGATAGGGCGATCCGGTTTATCCTGGCCCTCGTCCTCTTCTACTTCGCCTTCCAGTCGGCATCCCCTTGGAACTGGATCCTGGGCGTTGTGGCGGTGGTCCTCCTCTTCACGGCGATTACCGGCTTCTGCGCCCTTTACAAGGTCCTGGGTATCAGCACCAAGAAGTAA
- a CDS encoding ABC transporter ATP-binding protein, with protein MRENHVLLEIQDLKKHFPIRGGILSRVVGNVKAVDGVSFAIKKGEVLGLVGESGSGKTTVGRTLLRLIEPTGGRILFDGQDITDLPKDKLRPYRRRMQIIFQDPFSSLNPRMTVGDIIAEPLIIHGLGKTPQERTERVAELLKLVGLSPDHMRRYPHEFSGGQRQRIGIARALAVAPEFIVADEPVSALDVSIQAQVVNLLQDLKEELGLTMLFIAHDLAVVEYISDRVAVMYLGKVMEIASSRELYRNPKHPYTEALLSAVPIPDPTVKRERIVLQGDIPSPINPPSGCVFRTRCRYAIPECAQVVPELKEVAPGHFKACIRDDIL; from the coding sequence ATGAGGGAAAACCATGTCCTCCTGGAGATCCAGGATCTGAAAAAGCACTTCCCCATCCGGGGTGGGATCCTCTCCCGGGTGGTGGGAAATGTCAAGGCGGTGGATGGGGTTTCCTTTGCCATCAAGAAGGGGGAGGTCTTGGGCCTGGTGGGGGAGTCGGGAAGCGGCAAGACCACGGTGGGCCGCACCCTGCTCCGCCTCATTGAGCCCACGGGGGGGCGGATCCTCTTTGACGGCCAGGACATCACCGACCTGCCCAAGGACAAGCTCCGCCCTTACCGCCGGCGGATGCAGATCATTTTCCAGGACCCCTTTAGCTCCTTGAACCCCCGCATGACCGTGGGGGATATCATCGCCGAGCCCCTCATCATCCACGGCCTGGGCAAGACGCCCCAGGAGCGCACGGAGAGGGTGGCGGAGCTCTTAAAGCTGGTGGGGCTTTCCCCGGACCACATGCGCCGCTACCCCCATGAGTTTTCCGGTGGGCAACGGCAAAGGATCGGCATCGCCCGCGCCCTGGCGGTGGCCCCGGAGTTCATTGTGGCCGATGAGCCGGTTTCCGCCCTGGACGTGTCCATCCAGGCCCAGGTGGTGAACCTACTCCAGGACCTCAAGGAGGAGCTGGGCCTCACCATGCTGTTCATCGCCCACGACCTGGCGGTGGTGGAGTACATCTCCGACCGGGTGGCGGTGATGTACCTGGGCAAGGTGATGGAGATCGCCTCCTCGAGGGAGCTTTACCGGAACCCCAAGCACCCCTACACCGAGGCCTTGCTCTCGGCGGTGCCCATCCCCGACCCCACGGTAAAGCGGGAGAGGATCGTCCTTCAGGGAGACATTCCCTCCCCCATCAACCCCCCCTCGGGCTGCGTCTTCCGCACCCGGTGCCGCTACGCCATACCCGAGTGCGCTCAGGTGGTTCCCGAGCTTAAGGAGGTGGCCCCGGGCCACTTCAAGGCCTGTATCCGGGACGATATCCTGTAG
- a CDS encoding zinc-binding dehydrogenase, with protein sequence MKAVVMEARGGPEVLKVAEMPTPEPGPKEVRIRVKAAALNHLDIWVRKGVASPKLPLPHILGADASGVVDAVGPGVTGFAPGDEVVVNPGLSCSHCERCLAGEDNLCAKYEILGEHRFGAYAEYLVVPEVNLLKKPQNLSFEEAAAIPLTFLTAWQMVVDKLQVRPGEDVLVMAAGSGVSVAAIQIAKLFGARVIATAGSEEKLRKAKELGADETVNYTHPDWPKEVRRLTGGKGADKVVDHTGALYFEGVIRATANGGRIAIAGASSGYEGTLPFAHVFFRQLSILGSTMGSKSRLFPILRFVEQGKLRPVVGQVLPLEEAAEGHRLLEERRIFGKVVLQMG encoded by the coding sequence ATGAAGGCGGTGGTCATGGAAGCTCGAGGTGGCCCAGAGGTCCTAAAAGTAGCCGAGATGCCTACCCCTGAGCCCGGCCCCAAAGAGGTGCGGATCCGGGTAAAGGCCGCAGCCCTCAACCACCTGGACATCTGGGTCCGCAAGGGGGTGGCGAGCCCTAAGCTCCCCCTACCCCACATCCTGGGAGCCGATGCCTCGGGGGTGGTGGACGCGGTGGGGCCCGGGGTAACGGGCTTTGCCCCCGGGGACGAGGTGGTGGTCAACCCTGGCCTTTCCTGTAGCCACTGCGAAAGGTGCCTGGCCGGGGAGGATAACCTTTGCGCCAAGTACGAGATCCTGGGCGAGCACCGCTTTGGAGCCTACGCCGAGTACCTGGTGGTACCGGAGGTCAACCTTCTTAAAAAACCGCAAAACCTTTCCTTTGAAGAGGCTGCGGCCATCCCCCTCACCTTCCTCACCGCCTGGCAGATGGTGGTGGATAAACTCCAGGTGCGGCCCGGGGAGGATGTTTTGGTCATGGCCGCAGGTAGCGGGGTCAGCGTGGCCGCCATCCAGATCGCCAAGCTCTTCGGGGCCCGGGTCATCGCCACCGCAGGTTCGGAGGAAAAGCTGAGGAAGGCCAAGGAGCTGGGAGCCGACGAAACCGTGAACTACACCCATCCCGACTGGCCCAAGGAGGTGCGCCGTCTAACCGGCGGGAAAGGCGCTGACAAGGTGGTGGACCACACGGGAGCCCTTTACTTTGAAGGGGTGATCCGGGCCACGGCCAATGGGGGTAGGATCGCCATCGCCGGGGCCTCCTCGGGCTATGAGGGCACCCTTCCTTTCGCCCACGTCTTCTTCCGGCAGCTTTCCATCCTGGGCTCCACCATGGGCTCCAAAAGCCGCCTCTTCCCTATCTTGCGCTTTGTGGAGCAAGGCAAGCTCCGGCCCGTGGTGGGGCAGGTGCTTCCCTTAGAGGAGGCGGCGGAGGGGCACCGGCTTCTTGAGGAACGGCGCATCTTTGGCAAAGTGGTGCTCCAGATGGGTTAG